The Salinibaculum sp. SYNS191 genome has a window encoding:
- a CDS encoding UDP-3-O-(3-hydroxymyristoyl)glucosamine N-acyltransferase, with the protein MPTSLEIADLIDAEHDGEVVEVTGVDDLGAATESDLAFCVYEDPEYVRSSDAGAIVCPRLMESAEGRTLLRVDDPKHGFWTAVDEFFRQWPTETEIHPTAVVSEGASIGNQCIIGPNVHIGEAVTIGDRCRVMAGTTIGDTGFGWIREDDLSHTRVKHSGSVLIEDNVDIGSNCSIDRGIFETNSTTIREGAKICNLVHIGHQVVVGENVELMQLVNISGNVDIEEGARINPAAAIANDTVIGAGADIGMNATVLDDVKPHTRVVGTPARTIREDVTWWDE; encoded by the coding sequence ATGCCAACCTCACTCGAAATCGCGGACCTCATTGACGCCGAACACGACGGCGAGGTAGTCGAGGTGACAGGAGTCGACGATCTCGGGGCGGCCACGGAGTCAGACCTCGCATTCTGTGTCTACGAGGACCCAGAGTACGTTCGATCGTCCGACGCCGGGGCCATCGTCTGTCCGCGCTTGATGGAATCCGCCGAAGGTAGGACTCTTCTACGGGTTGACGACCCAAAACATGGGTTCTGGACTGCCGTGGACGAGTTCTTCAGGCAATGGCCGACGGAGACGGAAATCCACCCGACTGCTGTCGTCAGCGAAGGTGCGAGTATCGGAAACCAGTGCATTATTGGGCCGAACGTGCATATCGGCGAGGCGGTGACCATCGGCGACCGCTGTCGCGTGATGGCGGGGACGACAATAGGCGATACTGGGTTCGGTTGGATACGTGAGGACGACCTCTCGCACACTCGCGTGAAACATTCCGGCAGCGTGTTGATCGAGGATAACGTAGACATTGGATCGAATTGCTCCATCGACCGGGGAATATTCGAGACAAACAGCACGACTATTCGCGAAGGAGCGAAAATCTGCAATCTCGTCCACATCGGTCATCAAGTCGTTGTCGGGGAAAACGTTGAACTCATGCAACTTGTGAACATTTCCGGCAACGTGGATATCGAAGAGGGCGCACGAATCAATCCTGCTGCTGCAATAGCCAACGACACAGTCATCGGAGCAGGCGCGGATATCGGAATGAATGCAACCGTCCTCGACGACGTCAAGCCGCATACCCGCGTCGTCGGGACACCTGCTCGAACCATCCGCGAGGATGTTACGTGGTGGGACGAGTAA
- a CDS encoding NAD-dependent epimerase/dehydratase family protein, with protein sequence MVGDTFGLPNHPNLTDKDIEYVVETVRAFGDEVRDRRERTANRKPLTTKLEIYYSMRVLVTGGAGYIGNYIVEYLLERGHDVRVLDSMLFGDGALEPFRDHDRLEVREGDIRHIDDLSYAMEGMDAVVHMAGIVGDPACSVNEQATQSANVEATKALVEVCKLHDIERLVFASTCSVYGASELMELNEGSSLNPLSLYAESKIDSEEIILHETHDEFGGSDDITPTILRLGTIFGWSRRMRFDLVVNILTAKAVLEDDIPVYGGEQYRPLVHVEDAARAFADVLEAPKEDVDHEIFNVGDNDLNYQIKEVGRLVEEQVPEAEVRFVEHKEDERTYRVSFDKINHILGWKTRRDIPDGVEEIREWMTEEEITEYDADHFRNSEYPYM encoded by the coding sequence GTGGTCGGCGACACCTTCGGCCTCCCGAACCATCCCAACCTGACTGACAAGGACATCGAATACGTCGTCGAGACAGTGCGTGCGTTCGGCGACGAGGTCCGTGACCGCCGCGAACGGACAGCAAACAGAAAGCCTTTAACGACCAAATTGGAGATTTACTACTCAATGCGAGTACTCGTAACAGGCGGTGCCGGTTACATTGGCAACTACATTGTCGAGTACCTCCTCGAACGGGGACACGACGTCCGGGTGCTGGATTCGATGCTGTTCGGCGACGGGGCTCTGGAACCGTTCCGAGACCACGACCGACTGGAGGTCAGGGAGGGCGACATCCGTCACATCGATGACCTCTCATATGCGATGGAAGGGATGGACGCCGTCGTCCACATGGCTGGCATCGTGGGCGACCCTGCGTGCTCGGTCAACGAACAGGCGACCCAGTCCGCGAACGTCGAGGCGACCAAGGCTCTCGTGGAGGTCTGCAAACTCCACGACATCGAGCGACTGGTCTTCGCCTCAACGTGTTCAGTGTACGGCGCGAGTGAACTGATGGAACTCAACGAGGGGTCGTCGCTGAATCCTCTCTCGCTGTATGCCGAGTCCAAGATTGACTCGGAAGAGATTATTCTCCACGAGACCCATGACGAGTTCGGCGGTTCGGACGATATCACTCCGACAATCCTCCGCCTCGGAACTATCTTCGGGTGGTCACGCCGGATGCGATTCGACCTCGTGGTCAATATCCTGACTGCCAAGGCCGTCCTTGAGGACGACATCCCGGTATATGGCGGCGAGCAATACCGCCCGCTGGTTCACGTGGAAGATGCCGCGCGCGCATTCGCCGATGTGCTGGAGGCACCCAAAGAAGATGTCGACCACGAGATATTCAACGTCGGCGACAATGACCTGAACTACCAAATCAAGGAGGTGGGCCGACTGGTTGAGGAGCAGGTGCCAGAGGCCGAGGTTCGGTTTGTCGAACACAAGGAGGACGAGCGCACCTACAGGGTCAGTTTCGACAAGATCAATCACATCTTGGGCTGGAAGACCCGACGGGATATCCCCGATGGCGTTGAGGAGATTCGGGAATGGATGACCGAAGAGGAAATCACTGAATACGACGCCGACCACTTCCGAAACTCGGAGTATCCATATATGTGA
- a CDS encoding sulfatase-like hydrolase/transferase translates to MARNIVLIILDCVRKDFFDRYAPKLQKLSDVSFEQARAASSWSPPSHGAIFSGELPSEGDLHINERDFSVLSERDSLFTDLPEHTYLGVNANPAIGGGLETLFDQYAEPIVLLWGNRFYEGIDLGEFIGDADREDIDYRTYMSFLKACLTHERPFKSLYNGFSAFLSEYSRGKPFPKPFDDGARPVIRACKKQIQSSQEPFFMFINFLDAHHYYQHHTGLDRDLHDVEHSWTSQLDVDHSILFDRSTEGREEYVDNRRQLYGASVDYLDRKVYEFVEYLQDNTEEETTVIITADHGENLGFEADENIVHHKSSLSEALLHVPLVIVNPPDEAFGREEINDYVSHLQIRELVRGLAEADVPDITRERVAAERIGTWDYDAFVERTKKSGFDPDTLDWLWVDRAIRCVYDGERKWEWDSLDEQIEWEIDFERPCWQQKVDSGVEIPEWASEFFTEDINEYKEQYVDENAVDETTDDSVVNRLKTLGYM, encoded by the coding sequence ATGGCACGGAATATCGTTTTGATTATTTTGGATTGTGTCCGGAAGGACTTCTTCGATCGCTACGCTCCTAAACTCCAGAAACTCTCTGACGTCTCGTTTGAACAGGCCCGAGCCGCGAGTTCGTGGAGTCCGCCGAGCCATGGCGCCATCTTCTCTGGAGAGCTCCCGTCCGAGGGGGATCTCCACATCAACGAACGTGATTTCTCCGTCCTCAGCGAGCGAGACTCACTGTTTACCGACCTACCGGAACACACCTACCTCGGTGTCAATGCCAACCCCGCTATAGGGGGTGGGTTAGAGACCCTATTCGACCAGTATGCTGAGCCCATTGTTCTCCTCTGGGGAAACCGATTCTATGAGGGCATCGACCTCGGGGAGTTCATCGGTGATGCGGACCGGGAAGACATAGACTACCGGACATACATGTCATTCTTGAAGGCATGCCTCACCCACGAGCGACCGTTCAAAAGTCTGTACAACGGATTCTCGGCGTTTCTAAGTGAGTATTCGCGGGGTAAACCGTTCCCCAAGCCATTCGATGATGGCGCTCGCCCCGTCATCAGGGCATGCAAGAAGCAGATTCAGTCGAGTCAGGAGCCGTTCTTCATGTTCATCAACTTCCTCGACGCTCACCACTACTACCAGCACCATACCGGGCTCGACAGGGATCTTCACGACGTTGAGCATTCTTGGACATCTCAGCTGGATGTTGACCATAGCATTCTGTTCGACCGTTCGACCGAAGGCCGTGAAGAGTACGTCGACAATCGCCGTCAGCTGTATGGCGCGTCGGTCGATTACCTCGACAGAAAGGTATACGAGTTCGTGGAGTACCTCCAGGATAACACCGAGGAGGAGACAACGGTAATCATCACGGCCGATCACGGAGAGAATCTCGGATTTGAGGCTGATGAGAATATAGTCCACCACAAATCCAGCCTCTCAGAGGCGCTATTGCACGTCCCCCTCGTGATTGTCAACCCACCGGACGAAGCCTTCGGGCGCGAGGAAATCAACGACTACGTCTCCCACCTCCAGATCAGAGAACTCGTGCGCGGCCTCGCAGAGGCGGACGTCCCAGACATCACCAGGGAGAGAGTTGCCGCAGAACGGATTGGTACGTGGGACTACGATGCATTCGTAGAGCGTACAAAGAAAAGCGGATTCGATCCGGACACGTTGGACTGGCTGTGGGTGGACCGCGCTATCCGGTGTGTCTACGACGGAGAGAGAAAGTGGGAATGGGACTCACTTGATGAGCAAATTGAGTGGGAGATAGACTTCGAACGGCCATGTTGGCAGCAGAAAGTCGATAGCGGTGTAGAAATCCCAGAGTGGGCATCGGAATTTTTCACTGAGGATATCAATGAGTACAAAGAGCAGTACGTGGACGAGAATGCCGTGGACGAAACAACCGACGACTCGGTCGTCAATCGGCTGAAGACGCTAGGTTACATGTGA